The following are encoded together in the Bradyrhizobium algeriense genome:
- a CDS encoding CoA-binding protein — MNHDNYDDNYIRGILNSVKSIAMVGASPVNVRPSYFAFKYLAQRGYDMIPVNPGHVGNSLLDKPFVASLSDIGRPIDMIDIFRNSSHIMPVVDEALTLSPPPKVIWMQLGARDDAAAEKAEAAGLKVVMNRCPKIEYGRLSSEISWMGVNSRTLSSKRAPIPTQGMRLSLNRMSVGGGATAASDRAAKNKSEPT; from the coding sequence ATGAACCACGACAATTACGACGATAACTACATCCGCGGCATCCTCAACTCCGTGAAGTCGATCGCGATGGTCGGCGCCTCGCCGGTCAATGTGCGGCCGAGCTATTTTGCGTTCAAATATCTGGCACAGCGCGGCTACGACATGATTCCGGTCAATCCGGGTCACGTCGGCAACAGCCTGCTCGACAAACCCTTCGTCGCCTCGCTGTCGGATATCGGCCGTCCAATCGACATGATCGACATCTTCCGCAATTCCAGCCACATCATGCCCGTCGTCGACGAAGCCCTGACATTGTCGCCGCCGCCGAAAGTGATCTGGATGCAGCTCGGCGCGCGCGACGACGCGGCTGCCGAGAAGGCCGAAGCCGCCGGCCTCAAGGTGGTGATGAATCGTTGTCCCAAGATCGAGTATGGACGGCTGTCGTCGGAAATTTCATGGATGGGCGTCAATTCGCGCACGCTGAGCTCGAAGCGCGCGCCGATCCCGACCCAGGGGATGCGGCTGTCGCTCAACCGGATGAGCGTCGGCGGCGGCGCGACCGCAGCATCGGATCGCGCCGCAAAGAACAAAAGCGAGCCGACGTGA
- a CDS encoding PaaI family thioesterase, with amino-acid sequence MAAAKMSVAELEKFLREEFPQAFSDGDITIESADGETCLLRRRYDERMLRPGGTVSGPTLMAMADFAMYVVLLSAIGPVGLAVTTNLNINFLRKGLPGQDVLAAAKLLKLGKRLAVGEVNLLSGSSPDPIAHVTATYSIPNT; translated from the coding sequence ATGGCGGCAGCGAAAATGAGCGTGGCTGAGCTGGAGAAGTTCCTCCGCGAGGAATTTCCGCAGGCCTTCAGCGACGGCGATATCACCATCGAGAGCGCCGACGGCGAAACCTGCCTGCTGCGGCGGCGCTATGACGAGCGCATGCTGCGTCCGGGCGGCACGGTGTCGGGGCCGACGCTGATGGCGATGGCTGATTTCGCGATGTATGTGGTGCTGCTCTCGGCGATCGGCCCGGTGGGACTGGCGGTAACTACCAACCTCAACATCAATTTCCTGCGTAAGGGCCTGCCAGGCCAGGACGTGCTGGCCGCGGCGAAGCTGTTGAAGCTCGGCAAGCGCCTGGCGGTCGGCGAGGTCAACCTGCTGTCGGGATCGTCGCCCGATCCGATCGCCCATGTGACGGCGACCTACTCCATTCCAAATACGTAG
- a CDS encoding O-acetylhomoserine aminocarboxypropyltransferase, with amino-acid sequence MTDRLPGFSTLAVHAGAQPDPTTGARVTPIYQTTSFVFNDADHAASLFGLQAFGNIYTRIGNPTTAVLEERIAALEGGTAALAVASGHAAQVVVLQQLLMPGDEFIAARKLYGGSINQFTHAFKSFGWNVAWADPDDIGSFERAVTPRTKAIFIESIANPAGSITDIEAIAEVARKAGVPLIVDNTLATPYLIRPIDHGADIVVHSLTKFLGGHGNSLGGVIVDGGTFDWSKDNKYPMLNEPRPEYHGIRIQETFGNFAFAIACRVLGLRDLGPAISPFNAFMILTGIETLPLRMQKHCENAKAVAEFLAGHSAVASVNYAGLASDKYNKLARKYAPKGAGAVFTFSLRGGYDAGVNLVSNLKLFSHLANVGDTRSLVIHPASTTHSQLDDAAKVRSGAAPDVVRLSIGIEDKEDLIADLEQALSA; translated from the coding sequence ATGACCGACCGTCTCCCGGGATTTTCGACCCTTGCCGTGCATGCCGGCGCGCAGCCCGATCCCACCACCGGCGCACGGGTGACGCCGATCTATCAAACCACGTCCTTCGTGTTCAACGATGCCGACCATGCCGCCTCCCTGTTCGGGCTGCAGGCGTTCGGCAACATCTATACCCGCATCGGCAACCCGACCACCGCCGTGCTGGAAGAGCGCATTGCGGCGCTGGAAGGCGGCACCGCGGCGCTCGCGGTCGCCTCGGGACACGCGGCGCAGGTCGTCGTGCTGCAGCAACTGTTGATGCCCGGCGACGAGTTCATCGCCGCGCGAAAACTCTATGGCGGCTCGATCAACCAGTTCACGCATGCGTTCAAGAGTTTTGGCTGGAACGTGGCGTGGGCCGACCCTGATGATATCGGCAGCTTCGAGCGCGCGGTGACGCCGCGCACCAAGGCGATCTTCATCGAATCGATCGCCAATCCCGCCGGCAGCATCACCGACATCGAGGCGATTGCGGAAGTGGCCCGCAAGGCCGGTGTGCCGTTGATCGTCGACAACACGCTGGCGACGCCCTACTTGATCCGCCCGATCGATCATGGGGCCGATATCGTCGTGCACTCGCTGACGAAATTTCTCGGCGGCCACGGCAATTCGCTCGGCGGCGTCATCGTCGACGGCGGCACCTTCGACTGGTCAAAGGACAACAAATATCCGATGCTCAACGAGCCGCGGCCCGAATATCACGGCATCAGGATCCAGGAGACGTTTGGCAATTTCGCCTTCGCGATTGCCTGCCGCGTGCTGGGCTTGCGCGACCTCGGCCCGGCGATCTCACCGTTCAACGCCTTCATGATCCTGACCGGCATCGAGACGCTGCCGCTGCGCATGCAGAAGCATTGCGAAAACGCCAAGGCGGTCGCGGAATTCCTTGCCGGCCATTCCGCGGTGGCGTCGGTGAACTATGCCGGCCTCGCCAGCGACAAGTACAACAAGCTCGCGCGCAAATACGCGCCGAAGGGCGCCGGTGCGGTGTTCACCTTCAGCCTGCGGGGCGGCTACGACGCCGGCGTCAACCTGGTGTCGAACCTGAAACTGTTCTCGCATCTGGCCAATGTCGGCGACACCCGCTCGCTGGTGATTCACCCGGCATCGACCACGCACAGCCAGCTCGACGACGCCGCCAAGGTGAGATCCGGCGCCGCGCCCGATGTCGTACGCCTGTCGATCGGCATCGAGGACAAGGAAGACCTGATCGCGGATCTGGAGCAGGCGCTGAGCGCGTAA
- a CDS encoding enoyl-CoA hydratase, with product MPAQTARAPTPQPPILLQENVGSIRLLTLNRPAARNSLSEGLIAELHGALKQIHDDNSVRAVVIAANGPAFSAGHDMKELTARRSDADRGRAYFGQIMNACSAMMQAVVHLPKPVVAAVQGIATAAGCQLVASCDLAVASEAAGFATPGVDIGLFCSTPMVALSRNIPRKQAMEMLLTGEPISAATAKNIGLVNRVVAAGTERDAAIALAQKVALKSAYTVKLGKEAFYRQAEMSLADAYRYAAEVMTENMMARDAEEGIGAFIEKREPKWQDK from the coding sequence ATGCCCGCCCAGACTGCTCGCGCGCCCACGCCACAACCTCCGATCCTGCTGCAGGAAAATGTCGGCAGCATCCGCCTGCTCACCCTCAACCGACCGGCAGCGCGCAACAGCCTCTCGGAGGGCCTGATCGCCGAGCTGCACGGCGCGCTGAAGCAAATCCACGACGACAACAGCGTCCGCGCCGTCGTCATCGCGGCCAACGGTCCGGCCTTCTCCGCGGGCCACGACATGAAGGAGCTGACCGCGCGCCGCAGCGATGCCGATCGCGGACGCGCCTATTTCGGGCAGATCATGAACGCCTGCAGCGCGATGATGCAGGCGGTCGTGCATCTGCCGAAGCCCGTGGTCGCTGCCGTGCAGGGCATCGCGACCGCCGCCGGCTGCCAGCTCGTGGCAAGCTGCGATCTCGCGGTCGCCTCCGAGGCCGCGGGCTTCGCCACCCCCGGCGTCGATATCGGCCTGTTCTGCTCGACGCCCATGGTGGCGCTGTCGCGCAACATCCCGCGCAAGCAGGCGATGGAGATGCTGCTCACGGGCGAGCCGATTTCGGCGGCAACGGCGAAGAACATCGGCCTCGTCAACCGCGTCGTCGCCGCCGGCACCGAACGCGATGCGGCGATCGCGCTGGCACAGAAGGTTGCGCTCAAATCCGCCTATACCGTCAAGCTCGGCAAGGAGGCGTTCTATCGCCAGGCCGAAATGAGCCTTGCCGACGCCTACCGCTATGCGGCGGAAGTGATGACCGAGAACATGATGGCGCGCGACGCCGAGGAAGGCATCGGCGCCTTTATCGAGAAGCGCGAACCGAAATGGCAGGATAAGTGA